One window of Phoenix dactylifera cultivar Barhee BC4 chromosome 5, palm_55x_up_171113_PBpolish2nd_filt_p, whole genome shotgun sequence genomic DNA carries:
- the LOC103711651 gene encoding uncharacterized protein LOC103711651 isoform X5, with translation MDYDDNDFQSQNFQLVGEDSSKFPPSLRSFALPKFDFDEHLQVHLRFDSLVEPEVLLGIQSQENNWIKDFSPGSSAIEFGSSAAESCCISRRNNVWSEATSSESVEMLLKAVGEDEIVNNKAVIEEADMHDQLNGIDDQMDPLIRQDDSQNPFMGDIVCPDPTPLADKSNNILSGSDKDAFRGVPQVEGMSQTSKDEKSEKDTDIGSSDEQFNSDEKVVPEQHSADKTSDEVINEFFETVKNDDSLDNAFMRKSTPDDHGCAPSGDTKTSSECRNTEDDPAAVSIDISGMGAGKLKNQSFSEQIMEENKEVGMLEKSEGPRPDNLQKAYNHIKCRDGKVDDQHSEGRALNNDFCRIKDSSCLDPSMGSLVYLNEGCNVSAFSENSDGLLEAIAYQGKALNRDSETGDKVVANINEKSSLEVEGDRETERHSVEVSNENMEKVSHMTEASKNVSHNETKFLSKDDDFHVSTMPIINTNITHFGEEKELASFKEVIEEKQNLEGQLSDKNNNDSHNSKPIVIEKSVEDEDLRDTAEKSSVTLNASEDASLKESPLPALQHDAEVQVLSSTHDKSIEMKKPGTLDAESNVDDVIAQDISVIGKEYTALSAGSCGASSNTDTSNVTEKMEEASFTDQNAGMATDGSSVIKLIQDESVADPATVGVASTSLNNSAVLHQSCSEDALAVDVVVGQKVAAVSPLPASECFHSDENDVKILVSVTKSNKDSKVSSEPTTVADAVLDGSSPRKRLLDDSAETTKNHEKQPVPLHPSARECSPGICQNEQQNSEANLTPGGDASNGHTNRSPQSTMPRSNAESRLLEPGSGIQSSFETSCGSPTVISCTEHSQDGVGCQEGGKGVLERTGASSDDLPHISSDTIMGAGKVKSSDRDSKEGTTSEEDRSFTFEVGSLAELSEKTTANNWKPFSSMHSFELPQVSKENSQGGLKESEERSPHRTTTNTTGEVKSKQISGRGTGKVSTSKRTTKETPSPKKAKGRERNTCSTSPTSDTTISSNMQLEEMRQIPNVEGSSMKASCSLTVQTSILPDLNTSVSSAALFHQPFTDLQQVQLRAQIFVYGSLIQGIPPDEACMLSAFGGTDGGRSVWEGVWRAATERFQNQKLPLNIFETPIHSRSGIRVTEQATKSSPLQSKSLSTPACQSGIKVVPSTIVNSTMSLPPPPWSISSHDALASNVQRGTRLDFNQAIPPLHSFQSSQLRQYTGNTTPLFSLSPRPGSWVVSSQSSTLDASSQYSATPVAETIQVTPLRDSSTPRASNMQLVYPNTLLPTQAPMSVSATSVVQVESQNKSAISTTKNASTAQKSRKRKKGSALEELGPMFLVSQPQTEPASATAVSMHLPTSGGFPLSPAHGGLASASSYITSPPPFQIVGSGNAEQRVIISEETCSRIEQSKLQAEAAVAHAAAAIRHSQEIWSQLAIQKKSGLVSEVEEKLVSAAVAAAAAASVAKVAAEAAKVASEAALQAKMVADEALSFAKTGHPGQNSETDLDVGKDLARLTPVSILKGKDKINESSSIISAAREAARRRVEAASAATKQAENLDAIFKAAELAAEAVSQAGMIIAMGDPLPFTISDLVEAGPEGYWKVQHTAIEIHTKTNGVHQEENLGIDVPGDHDISVNKSTKQSPGHREIQKTTDEEGITSRSEQATQSEENNIELGITSVTVPTDRLERDSVASNLKGTSIQKGTLVEVVADEDGLRGVWFSARVLDVKDGKAFICYNDLLPAEGSGQLTEWIPLESGKDKVPRIRVAHPITAVKSEGTRKRRREAVGNYAWAVGDRVDAWIRDGWWEGIVAEKSPGDETKLTIQFPGMPLEAGGDASNVRAWNLRPSLIWKDGQWILWSRVRERNTVEPYEGDTHYEKRQKLGRLEGKINSGIDGRGVGSTSTDMSSADSRKPEDSRSLNLSAKDKIFSVGKNVRESNSDALRVKRTGLQKEGSRVVFGVPKPGKKRKFMEVSKHYTADKTEKASEGNDSIKFAKYLMPQASRLWRSTSKVDAKGKRGSDSKRRGLKSVKSQNVQARGTVERENSSLTTVHASNGGESGLGSLPNVKASFTNEENNIGRKNLLEAGPLSTSLGTADTTAVESSVMPMPGVPSSKVKSSTAVEAEGVKGKVTHATDKSTRIEVKGSENPAKTVPDAIEPRRSNRRIQPTSRLLEGLQSSLIISKIPSVSQDRGARAQHRGASSSRGLFYMSSRRRSDA, from the exons ATGGATTATGATGATAATGATTTTCAAAGCCAGAATTTTCAACTAGTTGGAGAGGACAGCAGCAAATTTCCTCCAAGCTTGAGGTCATTTGCTCTaccaaaatttgattttgaCGAACACCTCCAGGTCCATCTGAGGTTTGACAGTTTAGTTGAACCAGAGGTTTTACTTGGCATACAAAGTCAAGAAAATAATTGGATTAAGGATTTTTCACCAGGAAGTAGTGCAATAGAATTTGGTTCAAGTGCTGCCGAATCTTGCTGCATTTCTAGGCGTAATAATGTCTGGTCTGAGGCTACGTCTTCCGAATCTGTGGAGATGTTACTGAAAGCTGTCGGAGAAGATGAGATTGTAAACAACAAAGCTGTCATTGAAGAGGCAGATATGCATGATCAGTTGAATGGGATAGATGATCAAATGGATCCCTTGATAAGACAAGATGATTCGCAGAACCCTTTCATGGGTGATATTGTGTGCCCAGATCCCACCCCACTGGCTGATAAGTCTAATAATATCCTTTCAGGGTCAGATAAGGATGCATTTAGGGGTGTGCCTCAGGTTGAAGGTATGTCTCAAACTTCCAAAGATGAGAAATCTGAAAAAGACACGGACATAGGTTCGTCAGACGAGCAGTTTAACTCGGATGAAAAGGTCGTTCCTGAGCAACATAGTGCCGATAAAACTTCTGATGAAGTTATTAATGAGTTTTTTGAGACTGTTAAGAATGATGATTCTTTGGATAATGCATTCATGAGGAAGAGCACACCTGATGATCATGGTTGTGCTCCAAGTGGAGACACTAAAACAAGTTCTGAATGCAGGAATACTGAAGATGACCCTGCAGCCGTATCCATTGATATATCTGGTATGGGTGCTGGGAAACTGAAAAATCAGTCATTCTCAGAGCAAATAATGGAGGAAAACAAAGAGGTTGGCATGCTTGAGAAATCAGAAGGTCCCCGACCTGATAATCTTCAGAAAGCATATAATCATATTAAATGCAGAGATGGTAAAGTGGACGATCAGCATTCTGAAGGCCGTGCACTCAACAATGATTTTTGCAGGATAAAAGATTCTTCGTGTTTGGATCCATCTATGGGCTCTTTGGTGTATCTAAATGAAGGGTGCAATGTATCTGCATTTTCTGAGAACTCTGATGGACTATTGGAAGCTATTGCTTACCAGGGTAAGGCCTTGAACAGAGATAGTGAGACAGGTGATAAAGTTGTGGCAAACATCAATGAGAAATCTTCTTTAGAGGTAGAAGGAGATAGGGAAACTGAGAGGCATTCTGTTGAAGTCAGCAATGAAAATATGGAGAAGGTATCTCATATGACGGAAGCATCTAAAAATGTCAGCCATAATGAAACTAAATTTCTCTCTAAAGATGATGATTTTCATGTAAGTACTATGCCGATTATAAACACAAATATTACTCATTTTGGAGAGGAAAAAGAACTCGCTTCTTTTAAGGAAGTCattgaagaaaaacaaaatcttgAAGGCCAGTTATCTGACAAAAACAACAATGATTCTCATAATTCTAAACCCATTGTTATAGAAAAGAGTGTAGAGGACGAAGATCTTAGAGATACTGCTGAGAAATCAAGTGTTACATTGAATGCTTCAGAAGATGCTTCTTTAAAAGAATCTCCTTTGCCTGCTTTACAGCATGATGCAGAAGTACAGGTCTTATCTTCCACTCATGACAAATCAATTGAGATGAAAAAACCTGGTACCTTGGATGCTGAGTCTAATGTTGATGATGTGATTGCTCAGGATATTTCTGTTATTGGAAAGGAATACACAGCACTATCCGCTGGTTCATGTGGTGCAAGTTCTAATACTGACACTTCTAATGTTACTGAGAAGATGGAAGAGGCCTCATTTACAGACCAAAATGCTGGTATGGCAACAGATGGTTCATCAGTCATTAAACTAATTCAGGATGAATCTG TTGCTGATCCTGCTACTGTTGGTGTCGCGTCAACTTCACTCAATAATTCGGCTGTTCTCCACCAGTCATGTTCTGAAGATGCTCTTGCTGTTGATGTGGTTGTAGGACAGAAAGTGGCAGCTGTGTCACCTTTACCTGCATCAGAGTGTTTCCATTCCGATGAGAATGATGTGAAAATCTTAGTATCAGTTACAAAGAGTAACAAAGATTCCAAAGTATCAAGTGAGCCAACTACAGTTGCTGATGCAGTTCTGGATGGCTCATCACCAAGGAAGAGGCTTCTGGATGACTCAG CAGAAACCACCAAGAATCATGAGAAGCAGCCGGTGCCTTTACATCCATCCGCACGGGAATGTTCTCCTGGTATTTGCCAAAATGAACAGCAAAATAGTGAAGCTAATTTAACTCCAGGAG GTGATGCATCAAATGGCCATACAAACAGATCTCCCCAGTCCACCATGCCTAGAAGTAATGCTGAATCGCGCCTGCTGGAACCTGGAAGTGGCATTCAGAGTTCGTTTGAGACAAGTTGTGGTTCCCCCACAGTCATCAGTTGCACCGAACATTCTCAAGATGGAGTGGGTTGTCAAGAGGGTGGTAAAGGAGTTCTGGAGCGTACTGGGGCTTCTTCAGATGACTTGCCTCATATATCTTCTGACACAATAATGGGTGCTGGTAAAGTCAAATCCAGTGATCGTGATTCTAAGGAGGGTACCACATCTGAAGAGGATAGAAGCTTTACATTTGAGGTTGGATCATTAGCAGAGTTGTCTGAAAAAACCACTGCTAATAACTGGAAACCCTTTTCCAGTATGcattcttttgaacttcctcag GTTTCAAAAGAGAATTCTCAAGGTGGTCTTAAAGAATCTGAAGAAAGAAGTCCACACAGAACCACCACCAATACTACTGGTGAAGTTAAAAGTAAGCAAATATCTGGCCGTGGAACTGGAAAAGTAAGCACATCAAAGAGGACAACAAAAGAAACTCCATCACCAAAGAAGGCAAAAGGAAGGGAAAGGAATACATGCAGTACCTCTCCTACCAGTGATACTACTATAAGCAGCAACATGCAGCTGGAGGAGATGCGACAAATCCCTAATGTCGAGGGCAGCAGTATGAAGGCTTCTTGTTCTCTGACTGTTCAGACATCTATTTTGCCCGACTTGAATACTTCAGTGTCTAGCGCAGCATTGTTTCACCAACCTTTCACAGATCTACAGCAAGTTCAATTGCGTGCACAAATCTTTGTTTATGGATCATTAAT TCAAGGCATCCCACCCGATGAGGCTTGTATGTTATCGGCATTTGGAGGAACTG ATGGTGGAAGGAGTGTATGGGAGGGAGTGTGGCGTGCTGCTACAGAAAGGTTTCAGAATCAGAAACTGCCTCTCAATATTTTTGAAACACCGATACATTCTCGTTCAG GTATTAGGGTTACTGAGCAAGCAACAAAGTCCAGTCCACTTCAAAGCAAGTCCCTCAGTACCCCTGCTTGCCAAAGTGGCATCAAGGTTGTACCTTCAACTATAGTAAATTCCACAATGTCTCTGCCACCACCTCCGTGGAGTATTTCTTCTCATGATGCCTTAGCTTCTAATGTACAAAGAGGCACACGTCTAGACTTCAATCAGGCTATACCTCCCCTGCATTCATTTCAATCTTCCCAATTGAGGCAATATACAGGCAACACTACACCATTGTTTTCTCTGAGCCCTCGTCCTGGTTCCTGGGTTGTTTCATCACAAAGTTCAACTTTAGATGCTAGCTCACAGTATTCTGCAACACCTGTTGCTGAAACAATTCAAGTAACACCTTTGAGAGACTCATCTACACCTCGTGCCTCCAATATGCAGCTTGTGTACCCTAATACTCTGCTGCCTACTCAGGCTCCTATGAGTGTTTCTGCAACATCTGTTGTTCAGGTTGAAAGCCAAAATAAGTCAGCAATTTCAACTACGAAGAATGCATCTACTGCTCAGAAGtccagaaagaggaagaaaggttcAGCGCTTGAAGAGCTTGGACCAATGTTTTTGGTTTCTCAACCTCAAACTGAACCTGCTTCCGCTACTGCTGTTTCTATGCATCTACCAACTTCTGGAGGCTTCCCTTTATCCCCTGCACATGGTGGTCTTGCTTCAGCTTCATCTTACATTacgtctcctcctccttttcagATAGTTGGCAGTGGTAATGCTGAACAGAGGGTCATCATTTCTGAGGAGACATGCAGTAGAATTGAGCAGTCAAAGCTGCAAGCAGAAGCTGCTGTTGCTCATGCTGCTGCTGCAATCCGGCACAGCCAAGAAATATGGAGTCAGTTAGCTATCCAAAAGAAGTCTGGCTTAGTTTCAGAAGTAGAAGAGAAACTTGTCTCTGCAGCCGTTGCAGCTGCAGCAGCTGCTTCTGTTGCAAAAGTGGCTGCAGAAGCTGCTAAGGTTGCATCTGAGGCTGCTTTGCAGGCTAAGATGGTGGCAGATGAAGCTCTGAGTTTTGCCAAAACAGGACATCCTGGTCAAAATTCTGAAACTGACCTTGATGTAGGAAAGGATTTGGCAAGGTTAACTCCTGTTTCAATCTTGAAGGGCAAggacaaaatcaatgaatctagttcTATCATTTCCGCTGCACGAGAGGCTGCCAGAAGAAGGGTGGAAGCAGCTTCTGCTGCCACAAAGCAAGCAGAGAACTTAGATGCCATATTCAAAGCTGCAGAACTGGCTGCAGAAGCTGTTTCACAGGCAGGAATGATCATTGCGATGGGGGATCCCTTACCATTTACTATCAGTGATTTGGTGGAAGCTGGTCCTGAAGGTTATTGGAAAGTTCAGCACACGGCAATTGAGATACATACAAAAACAAATGGCGTGCACCAAGAGGAGAATTTGGGTATTGACGTGCCTGGTGATCATGACATATCTGTTAACAAATCTACTAAGCAATCACCAGGTCATAGAGAGATACAGAAAACTACCGATGAAGAGGGGATAACTTCCCGTAGTGAACAGGCCACACAGTCAGAGGAAAATAATATAG AATTAGGAATCACATCAGTAACTGTTCCAACTGATAGACTTGAAAGAGATTCTGTGGCAAGTAATCTTAAAGGAACTAGCATCCAAAAGGGAACTCTTGTTGAG GTTGTGGCTGATGAGGATGGTCTCAGAGGGGTTTGGTTTTCTGCACGGGTTCTTGATGTTAAAGATGGTAAAGCATTTATCTGCTACAATGATCTTCTTCCTGCTGAAG GCTCTGGTCAGCTGACAGAGTGGATACCACTTGAGAGTGGAAAAGATAAAGTTCCTAGAATACGTGTTGCTCATCCTATAACTGCAGTGAAATCTGAAGGAACAAGGAAGCGGCGTAGAGAGGCTGTAGGGAATTATGCTTGGGCAGTTGGAGATAGGGTAGATGCATGGATACGGGATGG TTGGTGGGAAGGGATTGTCGCTGAGAAAAGCCCAGGCGATGAAACAAAGTTGACCATCCAGTTTCCAGGTATGCCCCTTGAAG CTGGAGGTGATGCATCAAATGTTAGAGCTTGGAATCTTCGGCCATCTCTCATTTGGAAGGATGGTCAATGGATATTGTGGTCACGTGTCAGAGAAAGAAATACAGTGGAACCCTATGAG GGTGATACTCACTATGAGAAACGGCAGAAGCTTGGCAGGCTTGAAGGCAAGATCAATTCAGGAATTGATGGCAGAGGAGTAGGGAGTACATCAACAGATATGTCCAGTGCTGATTCTAGAAAACctgaagattcaagatcactaAATTTATCTGCAAAGGATAAGATCTTTTCTGTTGGAAAGAATGTAAGAGAGAGTAATTCTGATGCTCTGAGAGTAAAACGGACTGGCCTGCAGAAAGAAGGATCACGAGTGGTCTTTGGTGTACCTAAGcctggaaagaaaagaaaatttatggAAGTAAGCAAGCATTACACTGCAGATAAGACTGAAAAGGCAAGTGAAGGGAATGATTCTATTAAATTTGCAAAGTATCTGATGCCACAAGCATCCCGCTTATGGAGAAGTACTTCAAAAGTGGATGCCAAAGGAAAACGGGGCAGTGACTCCAAGCGTAGGGGGCTCAAATCTGTAAAATCGCAAAACGTTCAGGCTAGAGGTACAGTTGAGAGAGAGAATTCATCCCTTACCACTGTGCATGCTTCAAATGGTGGAGAAAGTGGTCTTGGTTCTTTACCAAATGTCAAAGCTTCTTTTACTAATGAAGAGAACAATATAGGAAGGAAAAATTTACTGGAAGCTGGTCCTTTGTCAACTAGCCTCGGAACAGCAGATACCACAGCGGTGGAGTCTTCTGTGATGCCTATGCCTGGTGTTCCATCATCTAAGGTGAAGTCATCCACTGCTGTTGAGGCTGAAGGAGTAAAAGGAAAGGTTACACATGCTACCGATAAATCAACTAGAATTGAAGTTAAGGGCTCTGAAAATCCTGCTAAAACTGTCCCTGATGCCATTGAGCCTCGGAGATCCAACCGCAGAATTCAACCAACCTCGAGG TTGCTAGAGGGACTGCAAAGTTCGCTGATCATATCCAAGATTCCTAGTGTTTCACAGGACAGGGGTGCCAGAGCCCAGCATAGAGGTGCATCGTCTTCTAGAG GGCTTTTCTACATGTCCAGTCGGCGACGCTCGGATGCATGA